Within the Eleginops maclovinus isolate JMC-PN-2008 ecotype Puerto Natales chromosome 5, JC_Emac_rtc_rv5, whole genome shotgun sequence genome, the region tccaacaactcaacatacatagtgcaaataagataaataaaatagtgcaacaattagacaagaaaatatatacaacaacaataaggatgtaaagatgtaacatatatacatatgtagaataaattgaaattatttaaatatactatacagtaatttaaatactttacactgttgtatgaggaggtatagacagatgcacAGATTACGTATAAAtagatatttatggcagatatgtataatatatagatatgtgtactataaacagatgtgagtagacattcacagagctcaggagttcagcagtcttatagcctgtggtatgaaactgtccctgagtctggtggtcttggtccggatgctgcggtaccgtctgccagacggcagcaaacagaacagattgttgctggggtgatgggggtcctttaatatcctaccggccttcttcctacactgctgggtgtagaggtcctccatggatggcagctccgtcctggtgatgtgctgagcagttttcacctTATGGTTGAGGGCGGTGTGGCTGCCttaccaggcggtgatgcagccagtcaggatactctcgatggtgtacctgtagaagttgcagagtatcctggagtccatgacttccgcagcctgcggaggagaagagccgctgtcgagccgtcttggatatgaccctggtgtgatgtgtccatgtcaggtcctcactgatgtttaccccgaggaatctgaagctgctgactctctccacaggagtcccgtcgatggtgatgggtgtgtgtacctctctctgcctcttcctgtagtccacaatcagctcctttgttttgctgacgttgagatggaggttgttgtcctggcaccaatatgtcagggctctgacctcctctctgtaccctgtctcgtcgccgtctgtgatcaggccgatgacggtcgtgtcgtcagcaaacttgatgatggtgttggggtgtgccacgcagtcgtgcgtgaacagggagtagaggagagggctgagcacacaaccctgaggggctctggtgttgagggtcaaggtgaggatgtgatgttccccatccgcacaGCCTGGGATttgcccgtcaggaagctcaggatccagtcacagagagCGCTGTTGAGCCTGAGGTCCttgagcttaatgatgagcttggagggcacaatggtgttgaatgctgaactgtagtcaatgaacagcattcttacataagtgttcctccggtccaggtgggagagggcagtgcggagggtgagggagatggtatcatccgtggacctgtttgccctgtaggcaaactgcagggggtccagtgagtcagggagggaggaggtgataaaagttttgactaaccactcaaagcacttcatgatgatggaggtgagtgcaactgggcggtagtcattgaggcagatgggttttgtctttttggggacagggagaATGacggactctttaaaacatgtggggactacagactggagcagtgacctattgaaaatgtctgtgaacacatctgccagctgaactgcacacaccttgagagcacggccagggatgccatcaggtccaggagacctgtgtgtgttgatccttttcagagatctacacacatctgcactggttaaaaccagtgagtcgggatcctgggccttctgtgtctccacagccgggggcctctcaaagcgtgcataaaatgtaaaatatatatatgcttcttgtaacagagtattcctacccTCTGGTTCTTCTACTcttacttaagaaccagatccGAGAACTTCTTTCAACTCTGCTTATTTGCTTCTCTTCTGTTTGGTAGATAGACTGCCAGTAACACGCCGGAGCACAAGGTGGCGCTAGTGTACTTAACACTCGTGTTGCCAACTGCTAGcgaaaccaaaaaaaaagaagaaaggaaactAACATAAAATAAGAGGGCGGAGGCctgttgaaaatgtaaagaGCGACGAATAAACGCCAATATTCGACAGTTGTTTCCAGTGGTGAGGTAAGTAAATGAATTAAATCCTTAACGTTTAATTGTCAGTTAAATGTGTCGTATGTAGCAAGCTGTAGCTAACGATAATTAGCTCTAGCTAGTTAGATGCTACGTTACAGGAAGCTACCTTTCTTGTTTATTGTTATCATCTGTGTTTACGATCAACAACTTACTATTTTCTCGTGAAACTAACCAACTAAAGGATGTAACACAGCTCGGAGCATTTAATAGCTACATTTATACATTAAcctatgtgtttttttttctttttctgcaggaTTTGAACGCCTCTGTCTGGGACATTACTCAAAATGCTTCCCAGTAgcaacattattaaataaagtatcATGTTGAGATACTTTTTGCTATTACTACCTGACAATAGTTAACAGACATGCCGTGGTGCCTTAATACCAAGCGGAAATATCAGTTTTGAAGATTAAACAGTGGAAGACACACTGTATGTGcatatatttctttaaaccaatcCTAGTTTGTTCTTGTAAACACCAGCTCAAAACGACCTAGATCATGGTAGACAATCGCTATGCCACAGCTCTGGTGATCGGCTCGGTGCTGAGCCTGCTGGCCACAGTGTACCTCTCTGTGGCTGTGGGCACTCAGCACTGGTACCAGTACAGCTGTCCACCGGGTAAACGTGGAGGGATCAACGCCACCGAGCTCAGGGAGGAGTTCATCAATGGAGAGTTTGATGAGAAAACCTTTAGCGAAACCATGTTCCTCCTGAACGGCACCCTGGGACTGTGGTGGAGGTGCATACTGGTACCCAGCCAGTCGCACTGGTTCAAAGAGCCAGGTATGAGCTCCTTTCAATATATCACATCTCTACAGGTTTCTTTCAGCTACAGCCTGTTTAATTCCACACttaatttattctttattaggacCGCTAACACAAGCACTAGCATGAGcattcttcctggggtccacacgcacacacacgcacacacacacacacacacacacacacacacacacacacacacacacacacagaaatacatacaaaaataaaataaaaagctcataATTTCATGCAACAAAAATGATTATCCTATTTTAACCACCATTAAACCAAACCTCTAggatttttaattgaataaaagtTGTACTTGTAGTTCCTTATCATTGTCAAACATCATTGGTTGTTTGACAATGATGTATTGCCTGATGATGTACCTTGTATGCTCATGCTGCTCAAGCTTACACTGCACCATGGGTTTCAGCAAATTATGACTGCTCATTTGGATTCGTGCTCTCTGTTTTTACTTTAGATCCGAAGATGGAAAGGCAGTGTGTGAGCATCAGTCTTCCTCAGCAGTTCAGTCCAAAGTACAAAATCCACGGAAGCAATAGCAGTGAAGAAGATCTGCTGAGAACATGTGAGTCTAACCTGTTTCCCCTAGAGATAGCAACTGCCCAAAGGACTGTtagatttaaattattttaaatatttaaatattaaatattttcagTAGAACTTTTTAAATCTTGATTGTTTGGAACCTATCCAACTTCTACTTAATACATCAGAATATATAAAGCCTATTTTGACGTGATGTTAAGCTAAACTAAATCAACTTCAGCTGTAAAAACTGAATTTTAGTCaccaacatactgtacagtcTCCACTTGCTCAAGCTTTTTTGCATCAGGCAATTGTGTCCattttgtttgtccttttttagttaatgttctttctttttccagaCTTATGGAGGTGCCAGTTTCTCCTACCCTTGGTGTCTCTGGCTTTGGTGTTCCTTGGCAGCCTTGTTGGGGTCT harbors:
- the cldnd1b gene encoding claudin domain-containing protein 1b, whose protein sequence is MVDNRYATALVIGSVLSLLATVYLSVAVGTQHWYQYSCPPGKRGGINATELREEFINGEFDEKTFSETMFLLNGTLGLWWRCILVPSQSHWFKEPDPKMERQCVSISLPQQFSPKYKIHGSNSSEEDLLRTYLWRCQFLLPLVSLALVFLGSLVGVCACLCRSFTPTLGVGVLHLLAGLCTLGTVCCFLAGVDLLQQYYPPPEGVVGSLGWSLYLGLISFPLQMMAAALFLWAARSHRKNYTRMTAYRVA